A genomic segment from Lignipirellula cremea encodes:
- a CDS encoding KpsF/GutQ family sugar-phosphate isomerase: MAAPARNWTPQTSDAETLKLGREILLAEAQAVLSVADRLDPQFCRAVDCIAACQGHVVAIGMGKCSYVGQKISATLASTGAPSYFLHPAEAMHGDLGRLRPGDVALMLSFSGETAEMVDILPALQGLGAVIVAITASHDSTLGRAARIVLQLGQIEEACSLKLAPSASTTAMLALGDALALSVSKQRQFQPEDFARFHPGGSLGRRLAKVEECMRPLETCRISLETETVREALVRQSSPGRRSGALMLVDADGRLTGVFTDSDLARLLERRRDAFIDHPLCEVMTRSPKTAAAGSRMTAALAVLAQHKLSELPVVDAAGRPLGMLDITDLVGTAEASDEMAESPEGVEPVLFPIRNKT; encoded by the coding sequence ATGGCGGCGCCGGCGCGCAATTGGACCCCGCAAACTTCCGACGCGGAAACGCTGAAACTGGGGCGAGAAATCCTGCTCGCCGAGGCGCAAGCAGTGCTGTCGGTCGCCGACCGGCTGGACCCCCAGTTCTGCCGCGCGGTCGACTGTATCGCCGCCTGTCAGGGGCACGTGGTCGCCATTGGCATGGGAAAATGTAGCTACGTGGGTCAAAAAATCTCGGCCACGCTGGCTTCCACCGGCGCCCCCAGCTATTTCCTGCATCCGGCGGAAGCGATGCACGGGGATCTCGGCCGGTTACGGCCCGGCGATGTGGCCCTGATGCTTTCCTTCAGTGGAGAAACGGCCGAAATGGTCGACATCCTGCCCGCCCTGCAGGGGCTGGGAGCGGTGATCGTCGCCATTACCGCCAGCCACGACAGCACCCTGGGACGAGCCGCCCGGATTGTCCTGCAGCTGGGTCAGATCGAAGAAGCCTGCAGCCTGAAACTGGCGCCCTCCGCCAGCACCACGGCGATGCTGGCCCTGGGCGATGCACTCGCCCTTTCGGTTAGCAAGCAGCGTCAATTCCAGCCGGAAGACTTTGCCCGCTTTCATCCCGGCGGCAGCCTGGGTCGCCGCCTGGCCAAGGTGGAAGAGTGCATGCGTCCCCTGGAAACCTGTCGCATCAGCCTGGAAACGGAAACCGTTCGCGAAGCGCTCGTGCGGCAAAGCTCGCCTGGCCGCCGCAGCGGAGCCCTGATGCTAGTCGACGCTGACGGCCGTTTGACGGGCGTCTTTACCGACAGCGATCTGGCCCGCCTGCTGGAACGCCGCCGCGATGCCTTTATTGATCATCCGCTGTGCGAGGTAATGACCCGGTCGCCCAAAACGGCCGCCGCCGGCTCACGCATGACAGCAGCACTGGCGGTGCTGGCGCAGCACAAGTTGAGCGAGCTGCCCGTCGTCGACGCCGCGGGGCGTCCGCTGGGGATGCTCGATATTACCGATCTTGTAGGAACTGCCGAGGCGTCCGACGAAATGGCGGAATCGCCTGAAGGAGTGGAGCCCGTCCTGTTTCCTATCCGAAATAAAACCTGA
- a CDS encoding KdsC family phosphatase: MKHEERLKQVELILSDVDGVFTDGGIIFDNQGIETKRFHVRDGLAVKLWRQAGYQFGLISSRSSQIVRNRSAELGIDLVRQGVPEKLPVAQEIITSLKLQPEQVCYIGDDLPDLPVIQYVGVGVAVADAAAELRTAALLTTKAPGGEGAIRELVETLLKAKQRWDEVVRKHLA, translated from the coding sequence ATGAAACATGAAGAGCGACTGAAGCAGGTGGAGCTGATCCTGTCCGATGTCGACGGCGTCTTTACCGATGGCGGCATCATTTTTGACAACCAGGGCATTGAAACCAAACGCTTCCACGTGCGCGACGGACTGGCGGTCAAGCTCTGGCGCCAGGCCGGCTACCAGTTCGGCCTGATCTCGTCCCGTAGTTCGCAGATTGTACGCAACCGCAGCGCCGAACTGGGCATTGATCTGGTTCGCCAGGGCGTGCCGGAAAAACTACCCGTCGCCCAGGAGATTATCACTTCGCTCAAGCTGCAGCCGGAACAGGTCTGTTACATCGGCGACGATCTGCCGGACCTGCCGGTGATCCAGTATGTGGGAGTCGGGGTGGCTGTCGCCGATGCGGCCGCCGAACTACGCACCGCCGCCTTGCTGACGACCAAAGCGCCGGGCGGCGAGGGAGCGATACGAGAACTGGTGGAAACCTTGTTAAAAGCAAAGCAGCGGTGGGACGAAGTCGTCCGCAAGCACCTTGCCTGA